DNA sequence from the Tachysurus fulvidraco isolate hzauxx_2018 chromosome 1, HZAU_PFXX_2.0, whole genome shotgun sequence genome:
TCGCTGTGTATTGCCCGATTACGATGCTTCATTCCACTGATCAGAACATCACTGTTAAGCTCTGGGGACACATGCCAAAGCACGAAAATAATAAGCCTGCCAAGTTCAGCTAAAAGTGGTCAAAGTTCTTGGGTTTAGCTACCTGAATTCTTGCTTTCAGAGCCCTGCAAACGGACAAAGGCCTCATGCTGTGATCGGTGCTTGTTCACATTCAGTATGCCCTTGAGACCAGAAAGAGAGGGATGAACCGGAATCAGTGGTAAAtttataacaacaaaacaaaacagtccTCTTCCTTCATTAACTCTGTGCAAGCAGCATTGAATGGGACAACAGGTTCTCACCTGAATGTATCTGCCAGATTTAATCCCTGCCTCCAGAACCTCTGCAGGTAAATGCTCAGTGTACTCCTTCTCTGTgccttcactctctctttcttgtagACTCTGAGCAATGGAGGCATAGAGCTCTTGAGCTGCATGCAGGTCTGGCCAGAAACTTTGCAGATattcctgaaagaaaaaaaaaaaaaaacagcacatggACAAGACGAATTAGTGTCAATTACtaattcaaattattttacaaatatgttcattttaaaatatattcatcaAACCTGAGTTGAGATGACATAAACACCACTGTTCTGGCTGCCAAATTCTTTAATGGCATCCTGGTCTTCTGTGATCATAACAACTGACATCAGACCAGCCAAATGGTTATAATACCAGACTGCTGCATGATACACACATCTGCAACCAGCACAAAAGCTTGAGATCAGTGAACAGGTCATCAGAAAAGcttacaacacaacaacacgtcTTACCGTGTTTGCCATTTCTCTTGTGCTTCTCCTTTTTCCCGGGCACAGTACGAAAACTGCTGAAACTCGTTGGCAAACAGAACACAGTCATACCGAGGGTCCTTAAGAAGACCACGCAGCCTGTTATAGTGCCTGTACAACAACAGATGACAGCAGAAAATCATCTACATGCTTTTTCTGTACAAATGAAACATACCGTGTAATTGGGTGACCTACATATAAGAGAGAATACAATTTAAAacttgtacaaacacatacagtgttTAGTGATGTACCTGCGCCCACGTGTGCTTTGTAAAGCCTGGCATGCTGTCTGTGTAAACACGACCCCACGAAACTCCCTGAACTCCAGAACCTCCAGGAAGTCTCTCACCACTCCAGCATCCGGCACCACATAATGAGTCACATCTCTGGACAACAGCTTGCCACCTGTATAAATAATGGCAGTGTTTAGCTTTAGTACAagtaatataaaatatcaataCTGTGTAAAATATCAATACAATCCTCCTACATCTCACAAACATGGCAGTTAAAGAAAAATGATAAACTGCCCCTAAatctaaatgtgtgtgcatgcagcaCTGCGATAGACTGACATCCCAGCCAGCGTGTGTTACCGCCTCGTgacctgaccaggataaagaggCTAATTTGAAGATGTGCtttcttctacacacacacacacacacacacacacacacacacacacacacaggggaaagCACACTGAATCAAACAAGAGACAGTGATCATGCATTATAAGTGATATGCCTGAAATTGAAAAAGCATATTTCacacaaataataatgaaagcGGCAAAATATGACACAGAATTTCGGAATACACTACAGCTTTAATGCCATAAACCTAATAGAGTATATTCtgatttaattattcattattttttttactttgtattgAATTAACCCACATTATCAAGTGAccttaaattattatttctgtaattaAACAGTACTCAAAGATAGCCTcgaagacaaacagacagtctcacagacagtctcacagacagtcagtctcagacagacagacagacagacagtcagtctcagacagacagacagtcagtctcacagtcagtctcagacagacagacagacagtgtcacagtcagtctcagacagacagacagacagtcagactcacagtcagtctcagacagacagacagacagacagtcagtctcagacagacagacagacagacagtcagtctcagacagacagacagtcagtctcagacagacagacagacagtctcagacagacagacagacagacagtcagtctcagacagacagacagtctcagacagacagacagtcagtctcagacagacagacagtcggtctcagacagacagacagtcagtctcagacagacagacagacagacagtcagtctcagacagacagacagtctcagacagacagacagtcggtctcagacagacagacggtctcagacagacagacagtcggtCTCAGACAGACATTCggtctcagacagacagacagtcagtctcagacagacagacagtcagtctcagacagacagacagtcagtctcagacagacagacagtctcagacagacagacagtcagtctcagacagacagacagacagtcagtctcagacagacagacagacagtcagtctcagacagacagacagacagtcagtctcagacagacagacagacagtcagtctcagacagacagacagacagtcagtctcagacagacagacagacagtcagtctcagacagacagacagacagtcagtctcagacagacagacagacagtcagtctcagacagacagacagacagtcagtctcagacagacagacagacagtcagtctcagacagacagacagacagtcagtctcagaaaaacagacagacagacagtctcagacagacagacagacagtcagtctcagacagacagacagacagtcagtctcagacagacagacagacagtcagtctcagacagacagacagacagtcagtctcagacagacagacagacagtcagtctcagacagacagacagacagtcagtctcagacagacagacagacagtcagtctcagacagacagacagacagtcagtctcagacagacagacagacagtcagtctcagacagacagacagtcagtctcagacagacagacagacagtcagtctcagacagacagacagacagacagtctcagacagacagacagacagacagtctcagacagacagacagacagacagacagtctcagacagacagacagacagtcagtctcagacagacagacagacagtcagtctcagacagacagacagacagtctcagacagacagactgaccgacggtcagtctcacagacagactgaccgacggtcagtctcacagacagactgaccgacggtcagtctcacagacagactgaccgacggtcagtctcacagacagactgaccgacggtcagtctcacagacagacagtctcacagacagactgaccgacggtcagtctcacagacagactgaccgacggtcagtctcacagacagactgaccgacggtcagtctcacagacagactgaccgacggtcagtctcacagacagactgaccgacggtcagtctcacagacagacagacagtcagtctcacagacagacagacagacagacagacagacagacagacagacattcttacagacaggcagacagacagacagtcatccttacagacagacagacagtcagtctcacagacagacagtcattcttacagacagacagacagacagacagacagtaattcttacagacagacagacagtcagtctcacagacagacagtcattcttacagacagacagacagacagacagtctcacagacagacagacagacagacagtcattcttacagacagacagacagacagacagacagtcagtctcacagacagagacagtcagtcagtcaatctcacacagacagacagtcagtctcacagacagacagacagacagacagtcagtctcacagacagacagtcagtctcacagacagacaggcaaacagtCAGtctcacagagacagacagacagacagacagacagacagacagtcagtcattcttacagacagacagtcagtctcacagacagacagacagacagactgactgacggtcagtctcacagacagactgactgacggtcagtctcacagacagactgactgacggtcagtctcacagacagacagtcagtcggtcagtctcacagacagacagtcagtcggtcagtctcacagacagacagtcagtcggtcagtctcacagacagacagtcagtcggtcagtctcacagacagacagtcagtcggtcagtctcacagacagactgaccgacggtcagtctcacagacagactgaccgacggtcagtctcacagacagactgaccgacggtcagtctcacagacagactgaccgacggtcagtctcacagacagactgaccgacggtcagtctcacagacagactgaccgacggtcagtctcacagacagactgaccgacggtcagtctcacagacagactgcCCGAcggtcagtctcacagacagactgaccgacggtcagtctcacagacagactgcCCGAcggtcagtctcacagacagactgaccgacggtcagtctcacagacagactgaccgacggtcagtctcacagacagactgaccgacggtcagtctcacagacagactgaccgacggtcagtctcacagacagactgaccgacggtcagtctcacagacagacagaccgacggtcagtctcacagacagactgaccgacggtcagtctcacagacagacagtcagtcggtcagtctcacagacagacagtcagtcggtcagtctcacagacagacagtcagtcggtcagtctcacagacagacagtcagtcggtcagtctcacagacagacagtcagtcggtcagtctcacagacagacagacagtcggtcagtctcacagacagacagtcagtcggtcagtctcacagacagacagacggtcagtctcacagacagacagacggtcagtctcacagacagacagactgactgacagtcagtctcacagacagacagactgactgacagtcagtctcacagacagacagtcagtcggtcagtctcacagacagacagtcagtcggtcagtctcacagacagacagtcagtcggtcagtctcacagacagacagtcagtcggtcagtctcacagacagacagacagtcggtcagtctcacagacagacagtcagtcggtcagtctcacagacagacagacggtcagtctcacagacagacagacggtcagtctcacagacagacagacggtcagtctcacagacagacagacggtcagtctcacagacagacagacggtcagtctcacagacagacagacggtcagtctcacagacagacagacggtcagtctcacagacagactgactgacggtcagtctcacagacagacagactgacggtcagtctcacagacagacagactgactgacggtcagtctcacagacagacagactgactgacagtcagtctcacagacagacagactgactgacagtcagtctcacagacagacagactgactgacagtcagtctcacagacagacagactgactgacagtcagtctcacagacagacagactgactgacagtcagtctcacagacagacagactgactgacagtcagtctcacagacagacagactgactgacagtcagtctcacagacagactgtcagtcagtcagtcgcacagacagacagtcagtcagtcgcacagacagacagtcagtcagtcgcacagacagacagtcagtcagtcgcacagacagacagtcagtcagtcagtcgcacagacagtcagtcagtcgcacagacagacagtcagtcagtcgcacagacagacagtcagtcagtcgcacagacagacagtcagtcagtcgcacagacagacagtcagtcagtcgcacagacagtcagtcagtcagtcgcacagtcagtcagtcgcacagacagacagacagacagacagttatttTTATCCATAAGGTAATAAGGCATACAATAAATGCTacgaaaaaataaaagtaataaatttcAAATTATAAAAGACAGACCTATGTATTTTAACATTCACTATAGAAATAGCACATGTCCGCTTTTAAACAGACAAGAAGACGTTATATGTATCGTTTACGGCTGTGCAATAGCAGATAAAGTTTGTTATCAAATCTTAGTGTTACAGTATTGCCCATCAGCCCTGTTAGTCGTTAGCTGTTAGCCGTTATCTGTACTCCACCTTTCGGACATTGTGCCTGACACAGCGCGCTTCCACACGGGACCTGTTCCCTCAGATAGTGCTCTCGGACAACACGAACTTTTCTTCCCCGGGAGCTCTTTAAATGTAAGATTCTTTCTGTTTTAATCATTTCCGAAGTTCAGTTCATTCCCGCGCACGgaataatcaacaacaactAATAACAACTCGCTTCTTCAGTAGGTTATAAAAGCAGGCCTCGGATTACAGACATCGCCCCCTGTCGATGTGGAGGAAGAATATACACAAGAAAAAGAATCTGGATCAATATCAcagagctttattgccaagtacgcttccagtacacagagacaacaagaacacacagacaatacaaaatataatacacatatgcaaaaataatagtaataataatttgtatgtacatttgtgctatagatgatagaatggaatagaatagaatgggaTGCAGGGATGTAGGATGgaagtgataaataaatgtaaggtGATTTTATTGCACATTGTTCTTGCTTAATGGAGGGAACATTTAACTGACCATGAGGTATATTGcctgggggaaaaaactgttctggttgtgctggtatttggggctctgtagcgccgggCAGATTTTATAGCTGAGCCAAACGAGACAATTATTAATGTGAACAGAACCGAAAATACGGGCAATTTGAACgtgtgattatatatacagGGGCCCACAGTGGTTTAGTGTTTAAGAAATttgaggttcgattcccacctccaccttgtgtgtatggagtttgcatcttTCTGTGCTTCAAGGGTTTATCTGGTTTCCCAGTCCATTGACACAATCTCTAAACTGcccagtgtgtatttgtgtgtgtgtgtgtgtgtgtgtgtgtgtgtgtgtgtgtgtgtgtgtgtgtgtgtgtgtgtgtgtgtgtgtgtgtgtgtgtgtgtgtgtgtgatggtgcccCATGTTCCAATTTCCCCAAATACTATGTGGCACTGAGTAAGAAAGgttgtacagaaaatggatggatgtgaCAAATGTAGAAATCATTTAGAATACATGTAGAAAATCCACATAATGAACATGtcacatccatccattttctgtccATCTTAGATTCCTTTCTAAGTTGCACTAACCTCAACACCACTGATCACTTTTGTGATGAATCAGAACACTGATTGCACTCTACGGTAGATTCAACAGTTTAGATTTCCTTAAGGGTTTAGCTAAGGTTTATTAATGAGTCATTTATTATTGCATAGCACAGGGACAtggtagtttagtggttaatgtgttggactactgatcagaaagtcatgagttcaaatACCAGGGCCACCGAGCTGTCCTGGGCTCCTGAGCtgggctcttaaccctcaattgctcagctgtataaatgagacaaatgtatgtcactctggataaggttgtctgccaaatgccgtaaatgtacaATGGCAATTAAAAATAGCCTACATTACTAGATTGCCATTGTGgtgtgacaaaaaaataaaatatttttttatgtaggtcacccacatttacaaaaacatcccATGAGCTGCAATTTATTAGACTCTAGAAACAATAATGACGGCAATAAAATactttgttgttgattttttattatagaaatCTTTCCTATTCGATTCTTGAGGTGATTTTtacaaatgtataatatatacagaCATGTGTAATCCTTAAATCTTaacattattcatatttatatatatatatatatatatatatatatatatatatatatatatatatatatatatatatatatatttatatatatattagttttatAAGTTTTAATTATAACAATATTACAAAGTTGCATATAATACATCATATAGTGGTATAAGCAGGGATACCTCACCAATTTCTATCTTCAATTTCAactattttaatctttattatataGGATAAAGGCAGTGCATCATCATCCCCATGTATGAAGTAAGACAGCTAATCTataaattcaacatttgttgATTTGTTCTTTCCAGCAATTTACCTGACCTCTGcctaaaagaagaaaaaaaataccttaTAAGCTTTGGACCTTAGTTCATCTATGATAAAGTTCTTTTGGCAATTTCCTTCTCTTTGTCTTGATCAGGATCCTTTGCATACATCAGCAAAATACAGAAGAAATTCAATTCATGATAATAGTCTTTTTTGGCATGGAATATTTTTTACTTAGTGTATCCTTGTGGAAAGTTAGTCATTTGAATGTTGTCTCCTTGTAGTCCAGGATTGTAGTATGCAAATCCATCAAATTTCAAATCCAGGGGCTCACTGTTCTCTAGCCTTAGAACTGTAAatagaagaaataaacaaaataagtgCAACATAAGTAATTATACAGGAATATAGAAATATCAGTAATCATCACTACAACAAGGTATGATCTGAATCAGGTATGAAGCTTAAAGCAAACTTTTGGACAGTAAAGACCAAGCAAAGAGGACAAAGCAATTAAACAAACAGTACACAGTATTTAATGCGTTTAGTTTGACAGGCATCAGGTCAAACAGTTAATAAGAAATTACTAGATTAAAAACCAGAACGATATCAGTAGAAATGTTTATTCTCTGGTTCTACACTCTTTTGGCCAGACTGTTTAACCATTGTCTGGAAAAAGAGACACGTCTCTTGATTTTGCCTTACATTTTGGATTGTTGTCTGGTTGAAGGACACAAGTTCTTGGAGTAGAATTTACTTCtaataaaatatagattaaagTGTGTACTATGTTGGTTAGCCTGTATGggtgttaatattaataataagataTTTAATTAAAGCTAAAATTCTGGACCCATTTGTTTCAAAGATCGTAATGAGTGAGCATGATGTATAGTTGGTTGTTACCTGGTTCAGGTGGCGAATCTTCCTCCAGTTTCCTGTGTGAGAATTCTCTGTAGTTCCTTCGTTTCACAATGATAAAgatcaccatggcaacaattGCCACTGCAACACCAATACCCAGAATGGCTCCCCATGCCTGAGTTTTGCTTTGCTGTTCATTATCTGCAGCCAGACCTGCAAAATAATTATACGTGAGTAAGTAGATGTTGCATTGTTCAATGAAGCAATGTTATATGTTCTCTAAAACTTGGCCTTTGCAGTAATTGATGGTTTTGGAAAACACCTTGATTCTATCTTTGAGTAGGTATAATAAAgttagctcagtggttaggtATTCATAGACTAGTGAGTTCCTGATCTGGGGGCACAACCCCTCTCGGGACTTGATGAGGGAACACAGCACTCATTGTGCTTTAAGGTTAGGTGTCAGAAACCAGAGAGCTCGGCCCAGCACAAGAGACAAACCAGCCCTGAAACCGAAGCCTACTCACTGAGCCGGTGGGAGTTGTATAACTGAAATGAGACACTGAAAATGTGGGGCAGCTTGAGGGTGAAAATGAGGAGAGGTGTTGTTTGAATATAGAGGCAATTTTTTGGTACAACCAGAATTTTTGGGCCTTGTTCTCATTTACAAATAAGAAGGAATCATTTCTGTATTCAGCACAAGGAAAATCAAAAccagaacattgtgtgtgtgtgtgtgtgtgtgtgtgtgtgtgtgtgtgtgtgtgtgtgtgtgtgtgtgtgtgtgtgtgtgtgtgtgtgtgtgtgtctactgaGGGATcaatgagggaaaaaaacaatggtAGATTTCAGGAACAGATTCAATGCACTCAGCCCTTACTGAGGTGTGACCTTGTGGCTTTTGTGCACACACCACCCTCATAAGTAATGCTTGGGATTTAAAGAAGGCTCTGAGCTCATTTTGTAGGTCCTTACCTCTATCCATATTCCCTTTGATATCAAGCGATACCCCAGTTATGTTCATTTCTGTGGTGTATACACTGGTCTGCATGGTAGTCATTGTAGAGACGGTCATATTTGTAGAGGTTGTAGAGACGGTCATATTTGTAGAGGTTGTAGAGACGGTCATATTTGAAGAGGTTGTAGAGACGGTCATATTTGTAGAGGTTGTAGAGACGGTCATATTTGTTACATTCTCACTAGGGGAGTTTGTGTAATTTGAAACTTGTGGTGGACTTGTAGTTGTAAAGTTCTCACTGACTTCTGATGTTGAATGCTGAGTGATATTAAAATCAGCAGTAGAAGTAGCATTTGTAACTGTAATAGCAGTGGTAGAATTCCCAGGACTTGGAGTTGTGGTGTTGGTCTCTGTGAGGTTTACATTGCTGTCATTGGTGGTTGCAGGTTCCAGTGATGGGCTCAGTGTGAAAAGATTGCTCGTGTCATTTTGCAGGCTTGATGAGTTATCGTTGACGTTGACTGTAGTCTGAGGTGATGCGGTTGTATTCGTGTTAACATCATATTGTCCTTTTACTGCAATGTCAGTCTTGTTGTAAGCTTGATATTCATCATCCCCACTAAATGGCATGGAGCCTGACGAAATCCCATTGTCTTCATCATTTACTCTTTTCCAATTATCAGGTATCTCACTGAATAGTAAAGAAGTCGTTTCTTCATTCCCTGGATTAGCAGTTTGAGTGGACACCAGCTGAAGACTCTGGAGTGTCAGCAGTAAAACAAAGGCGGTACCTGAAGGCATCTTGCTTGCATGCTTTCCCTGAgttaagaaacaaaaaagtatgTTATAGGTTTTCATTTGCTAAGTTTCATTTGCAAATGTTTCAAACagattttccttcttttccaacttcattgttttttttttaagtcaaacacttttaaaaaatcaacaacaaaaaagcaattataataaaatctaaagtCTGTTTCAAAATctaaattacacacattacattacttCAGTAACACACCCAAGATGAGCATTTAAATCTCTTGAGGCCAATTAagtaaattaagtaaatattCTTCATTATTTCATCACCTAATTATCCTAGTACACATTGTGCCATATAAAGCATTTCCAGTATGCGATGTTAACTGGATAAAAAGGAGTGACAATAACCCAAGTCACCAAACTGGTTCTAGACTCAGATAAAGTTGTAGCTTGGTTTCTAGTCAGCAGTCAGTCGGCCATGTTGTGAAGCACACAGTTGTCAATCTCTAAATAAccaagacatttatttaaatatatacttaatGTTTCACATTACCTTAAAGATTTGAGGAGTTTGATACActaaaacaataaatgtatGATTTTAGCTTTTGGAGTTTTTTTTAGAGTACTAAATGTTGTTTTTCATGCAAATAGAAGCGGACGTATTCATGGAAAGCATGGAAAGGTAAAATTTAACTAGTTTGAATACATGGAAATCTGCGTGATGTGATGTGACCTTTGCGAAACCATTACTATTTgtgttacattaaaaacatAGTATGCTCTAGCTTTTTCAAGCCTTCTCAGAACAATACtagacacaacaaaaaacaacacacaaatttATTTACCATGTAgtgtttttaaacctttttacatCATTCTATCAAATAAATCACCACTAAGTCATAACTGGATGAACTCTATTAATTTTTGAAGATGTCTATCACCACATTCATGTTCATTACTTtgttctatttctttatttatattaacttttaaaGTCAGAATCCATGTATGTAATAAAGAATGTTGTCCTACCTGCATTTGTCAGTTAGTGAAAATGAGGCAGTTCAAGAAAACCGTAGGTTTGTGTAGGATCTGACGATGAACTGCAAAGGAACGTCAGCTTTCTCTCTCACCTGAGGTTATCCAGGGACTGAATGTACTTGAACCAGTACCTTGTGGCCACACCTCAGTATCAACCCTACCTCATGTAACACGTCACGCTAATACCAAGAGACACAAGGAAGTATTCAAAAGCTCTTATTATTTAGGTCACTAATACACCTGTACTCCATTTACATACGTGTTCTACTGGAAGAACATGTTCAGAGATATTTTGCCATATGCTCCAATAAAAAATTACCCTGTGGGAGGAAGCACCTGCCGAACAGGTCTCTAAAGTATTGTAGCAGTGCTCTGTCTCCATGGCAGCACCCGGAGCAGGAGGATCCTCTTCCCTCCTGTCTATTCTGTATTTCTTATAACAACAGGCGTTATTTTGTACACATATGATGGTGGCGTGCGTCATAAGATAAGGTAGGGCAGTGAGGAACCAAGCCCAGAAAAAACATCCAACCTAAAAACACAATGAAGAGAAACAATGAAACAAGAGTGAAAGACTTTTCTAGAGCTTGAAACGTGTGCTTACTTGAACTAGAAGGTTTGTATTAAAGAGACAAAAGGAATACAACTGATCTATCTGATCTAAAACATGTTGGTTGATATTAATCTCAGATATAAAAGTGAATTATATCACAAAGGTAATAAAAAGACATGTATGTCTTACtagtgtatattttaaatatatactgttTTTGTTATATGTTTTGAAAAACAATAATGTGATTAATATAACAGGAATatgaagtacagtacagtaggatCGAGTACAGATTCATTATACACTCTTAGAAAATGAGTGAAGAGAAAGGAACCCTTAAAGGATCTTAGGCTCTCTAGACTCTTATAGTTGTGGTTATCTAAGAACCTTTAATTATCCCTTAACCATtaatatgtatattattatgaACATCATTTAATATTTCACTATTAtcatgtataatatgtataatataaaggaccaaattaaatatatgaataataactaaaaaagaaaaagaaaaacatatataattaaCTCAGTgtctgtataaatatttaacagcaAGAAATAGTGATTAACAcaattcatctttttttatttcttttctttatttaatttctttaaatatgATAAGTGGGGATTAATGAATGGGGCAAAGAATGAACAAGTTATAAAATAACAACTACTTGTTCTCTCAGAGTTCAAACAGCAGAGGGCAGAGTTTACTAATCAAGGGTAAGCAGACTATAGCAATCTAATGATTTGgtttgagtcaaaataaagggTCTTAAGTATAACATTCAAACTAATAAGATGGTTAACATTACAGTGTATTACGAGTTTTATGCTGTATATCAACCAATTAATGcactaataattaaataaatatatattaatttagaaacgtataaa
Encoded proteins:
- the muc15 gene encoding mucin-15, which encodes MQGKHASKMPSGTAFVLLLTLQSLQLVSTQTANPGNEETTSLLFSEIPDNWKRVNDEDNGISSGSMPFSGDDEYQAYNKTDIAVKGQYDVNTNTTASPQTTVNVNDNSSSLQNDTSNLFTLSPSLEPATTNDSNVNLTETNTTTPSPGNSTTAITVTNATSTADFNITQHSTSEVSENFTTTSPPQVSNYTNSPSENVTNMTVSTTSTNMTVSTTSSNMTVSTTSTNMTVSTTSTNMTVSTMTTMQTSVYTTEMNITGVSLDIKGNMDRGLAADNEQQSKTQAWGAILGIGVAVAIVAMVIFIIVKRRNYREFSHRKLEEDSPPEPVLRLENSEPLDLKFDGFAYYNPGLQGDNIQMTNFPQGYTK